The following are encoded in a window of Citrobacter freundii genomic DNA:
- the caiA gene encoding crotonobetainyl-CoA dehydrogenase — protein MDFNLNDEQELFVAGIRELMASENWEAYFAECDRDSVYPERFVKALADMGIDSLLIPEEHGGLEAGFVTVAAVWMELGRLGAPTYVLYQLPGGFNTFLREGTQEQIDKIMAFQGTGKQMWNSAITEPGAGSDVGSLKTTYTRKDGKVYLNGSKCFITSSAYTPYIVVMARDGASPDKPIYTEWFVDMTKAGIKVNKLEKLGLRMDSCCEITFDDVELDEKDMFGREGNGFNRVKEEFDHERFLVALTNYGTAMCAFEDAARYANQRVQFGEAIGRFQLIQEKFAHMAIKLNSMKNMLLEAAWKADNGTITSGDAAMCKYFCANAAFEVVDTSMQVLGGVGIAGNHRITRFWRDLRVDRVSGGSDEMQILTLGRAVLKQYR, from the coding sequence TGGATTTCAATTTGAATGACGAGCAGGAACTGTTTGTCGCAGGTATTCGTGAACTGATGGCCAGTGAGAACTGGGAAGCTTACTTTGCCGAGTGCGATCGTGACAGCGTCTACCCAGAACGTTTTGTAAAAGCGCTGGCGGATATGGGCATCGACAGCCTGCTGATCCCGGAAGAACACGGCGGTCTGGAAGCCGGTTTCGTCACCGTTGCCGCGGTGTGGATGGAATTAGGTCGCCTTGGCGCACCGACTTACGTGCTGTATCAATTGCCGGGAGGTTTTAACACTTTCCTGCGTGAAGGCACCCAGGAACAAATTGATAAAATCATGGCGTTCCAGGGCACCGGTAAGCAGATGTGGAACTCCGCTATCACAGAACCGGGAGCTGGATCGGATGTTGGCAGTCTGAAAACCACTTATACACGCAAAGATGGTAAGGTTTATCTTAATGGCAGTAAGTGCTTTATCACCAGTAGCGCCTATACCCCGTATATCGTGGTAATGGCTCGTGATGGTGCATCGCCGGATAAACCGATTTACACCGAGTGGTTTGTTGACATGACGAAAGCCGGTATCAAAGTCAATAAGCTGGAGAAACTCGGCCTGCGCATGGACAGTTGCTGTGAAATTACCTTTGATGACGTCGAACTGGATGAAAAAGACATGTTCGGTCGGGAAGGTAATGGCTTTAACCGCGTGAAAGAAGAGTTTGACCACGAACGTTTCCTCGTCGCCCTGACCAACTACGGTACAGCAATGTGCGCCTTTGAAGATGCGGCGCGCTACGCCAATCAACGCGTCCAGTTTGGCGAAGCAATCGGTCGTTTCCAGCTCATTCAGGAGAAGTTTGCGCATATGGCGATCAAACTGAACTCCATGAAAAACATGCTGCTGGAAGCCGCGTGGAAAGCAGATAACGGCACCATTACCTCGGGTGATGCAGCAATGTGCAAATACTTCTGCGCTAACGCCGCGTTTGAGGTCGTGGACACCTCCATGCAGGTACTCGGCGGTGTGGGTATTGCGGGCAATCACCGCATCACGCGCTTCTGGCGTGACCTGCGTGTTGACCGTGTTTCCGGTGGCTCTGATGAAATGCAGATCCTGACGTTGGGTCGTGCGGTACTCAAGCAATACCGCTAA
- the caiB gene encoding L-carnitine CoA-transferase gives MDHLPMPAFGPLAGVRVVFSGIEIAGPFAGQMFAEWGAEVIWIENVAWADTIRVQPNYPQLSRRNLHALSLNIFKDEGREAFLKLMETTDIFIEASKGPAFARRGITDEVLWEHNPKLVIAHLSGFGQYGTDEYTNLPAYNTIAQAFSGYLIQNGDVDQPMPAFPYTADYFSGMTATTAALAALYKVRETGKGESIDIAMYEVMLRMGQYFMMDYFNGGEVCPRMTKGKDPYYAGCGLYKCADGYIVMELVGITQINECFKDIGLAHILGTPEVPEGTQLIHRVECPYGPLVEEKLDAWLAEHTIADVQARFAELNIACAKVLTIPELEDNPQYVARESITQWQTMDGRTCKGPNIMPKFKNNPGKIWRGMPSHGMDTAAILKNIGYSEADINELVGKGLARVED, from the coding sequence ATGGACCATTTACCAATGCCTGCATTTGGGCCGCTTGCCGGCGTACGCGTTGTCTTTTCAGGAATCGAAATCGCCGGGCCGTTCGCCGGACAGATGTTTGCCGAATGGGGCGCTGAGGTTATCTGGATTGAAAACGTCGCCTGGGCCGATACCATCCGCGTTCAACCCAACTACCCGCAGCTGTCACGCCGCAACCTGCACGCCCTGTCACTCAATATTTTCAAAGATGAAGGCCGGGAAGCGTTTCTGAAGCTCATGGAAACCACCGACATTTTCATTGAAGCCAGTAAAGGTCCGGCCTTTGCCCGCCGCGGTATTACCGATGAGGTTTTATGGGAGCATAACCCGAAGCTGGTTATCGCTCACCTCTCCGGCTTCGGCCAGTATGGCACCGATGAGTACACCAACCTCCCGGCGTACAATACCATCGCCCAGGCGTTCAGCGGTTATCTGATTCAAAACGGCGACGTTGACCAGCCGATGCCAGCCTTCCCGTACACCGCCGATTACTTCTCCGGCATGACAGCCACCACGGCAGCCCTGGCTGCTCTGTATAAAGTGCGCGAAACGGGTAAAGGCGAAAGTATCGATATTGCCATGTACGAAGTCATGCTGCGTATGGGCCAGTACTTCATGATGGATTACTTCAACGGCGGTGAAGTTTGCCCGCGCATGACTAAAGGTAAAGACCCCTACTACGCCGGTTGCGGCCTGTATAAATGCGCCGACGGCTACATCGTGATGGAGCTGGTTGGCATTACGCAAATCAACGAATGCTTTAAGGATATTGGTCTGGCGCACATTCTCGGAACGCCAGAAGTTCCGGAAGGCACGCAGCTCATCCATCGTGTTGAGTGCCCGTACGGCCCGTTAGTCGAAGAGAAACTGGATGCCTGGCTGGCAGAACACACTATTGCAGACGTTCAGGCGCGCTTTGCCGAACTGAATATCGCCTGCGCGAAAGTACTGACGATCCCGGAACTGGAAGACAACCCGCAGTACGTAGCCCGTGAATCTATTACCCAGTGGCAAACGATGGACGGTCGCACCTGTAAAGGCCCCAACATCATGCCGAAATTCAAAAATAACCCAGGGAAAATCTGGCGTGGCATGCCGTCACACGGCATGGATACCGCCGCCATTCTGAAAAATATCGGTTACAGCGAAGCAGACATTAATGAGCTGGTCGGCAAAGGCCTGGCCAGGGTTGAGGATTAA
- the caiC gene encoding crotonobetaine/carnitine-CoA ligase gives MDIVGRQNLRQMWDDLAGLYGDKAALIFESCEGNVRQFSYASLNEEINRTANLFHSLGIRKGDKVALHLDNCPEFIFCWFGLAKIGAVMVPINARLLGEESAWNLQNSQVSLLVTSAQFYPMYRQIKRENTTPLNHISLIGEQVPADDGVSHFSQLKDQQPTTLCYTPPLSTDDTAEILFTSGTTSRPKGVVITHYNLRFAGYYSAWQCALRDDDVYLTVMPAFHIDCQCTAAMAAFSAGSTFVLIEKYSARAFWDQVRKYQATVTECIPMMIRTLMVQPASPTDRQHKLREVMFYLNLSVQEKDDFVTRFGVRLLTSYGMTETIVGIIGDRPGDQRRWPSIGRVGFSYEAEIRDDHNQPLPAGEIGEICIKGVPGKTIFKEYYAQPQATANALEPDGWLHTGDSGYRDEDGFFYFVDRRCNMIKRGGENVSCVELENIIAAHPKIQDIVIVGIKDAIRDEAIKAFIVLNEGETLSEAEFFSFCEGNMAKFKVPSFLEIRTDLPRNCSGKIIKKNLK, from the coding sequence ATGGATATCGTTGGCAGACAAAACTTACGTCAGATGTGGGACGACCTGGCCGGGTTGTACGGAGATAAAGCAGCACTTATTTTCGAATCCTGCGAAGGAAACGTTCGGCAGTTTAGCTATGCCTCACTTAATGAAGAGATTAACCGTACGGCGAACCTTTTTCATTCATTGGGCATACGCAAAGGCGATAAGGTCGCATTACATCTGGATAACTGCCCGGAGTTCATTTTTTGCTGGTTTGGGCTGGCAAAAATTGGCGCCGTGATGGTACCGATTAACGCCCGCTTGCTGGGGGAAGAAAGCGCCTGGAACCTGCAAAACAGCCAGGTCAGCCTGCTGGTCACCAGCGCTCAGTTTTATCCAATGTACCGCCAGATAAAACGGGAAAATACCACCCCGCTTAATCACATTTCTCTTATCGGAGAGCAGGTTCCGGCTGACGATGGCGTGAGCCACTTTTCTCAGCTCAAGGACCAGCAGCCGACAACGCTGTGCTATACACCACCGTTATCCACTGATGACACGGCAGAAATTCTGTTTACCTCAGGCACCACCTCACGTCCCAAAGGGGTGGTGATTACCCACTATAACCTGCGTTTTGCCGGTTACTACTCCGCCTGGCAGTGCGCCCTGCGCGATGACGACGTCTACCTGACGGTCATGCCCGCTTTCCATATTGACTGCCAGTGTACGGCAGCCATGGCGGCTTTTTCCGCAGGCAGTACCTTTGTGCTGATAGAGAAATACAGCGCCCGGGCCTTCTGGGACCAGGTACGTAAATATCAGGCGACGGTGACGGAATGCATTCCGATGATGATCCGCACCCTGATGGTACAGCCCGCAAGCCCGACTGACAGGCAGCACAAGCTGCGCGAAGTGATGTTCTACCTCAATTTATCGGTGCAGGAAAAAGATGATTTTGTCACGCGCTTTGGCGTTAGGCTGCTGACCTCCTACGGCATGACGGAAACCATCGTCGGTATTATTGGTGACCGCCCCGGTGACCAACGGCGCTGGCCTTCCATTGGCCGCGTGGGCTTTAGCTATGAAGCCGAAATCCGCGACGATCATAATCAGCCGTTACCTGCCGGAGAGATTGGCGAAATCTGCATTAAAGGCGTGCCGGGTAAAACGATATTTAAAGAGTACTACGCACAGCCACAGGCCACGGCCAACGCGCTGGAGCCGGACGGCTGGTTGCATACCGGTGATTCCGGCTACCGGGATGAAGACGGCTTTTTCTATTTCGTTGACCGGCGCTGCAACATGATTAAACGCGGTGGGGAAAATGTTTCCTGCGTCGAGCTGGAAAATATAATCGCTGCTCACCCTAAAATTCAGGACATTGTCATTGTCGGTATTAAAGACGCTATCCGCGATGAGGCGATTAAAGCCTTTATCGTATTGAATGAGGGGGAAACATTAAGCGAAGCGGAATTTTTCAGTTTCTGCGAAGGCAATATGGCGAAGTTTAAGGTTCCCTCGTTTTTGGAGATAAGAACCGACCTGCCGCGTAATTGTTCCGGAAAAATAATCAAAAAAAATCTGAAATAA
- the caiD gene encoding crotonobetainyl-CoA hydratase: MSESLHLTRNGPILEITLDRPKANAIDAKTSFAMGEAFLHFRDDPELRVAIIIGGGEKFFSAGWDLKAAAEGEAPDADFGPGGFAGLTEIFDLDKPVIAAVNGYAFGGGFELALAADFIICAENASFALPEAKLGIVPDSGGVLRLPKLLPPAIVNEMVMTGRRMSAEEALRWGIVNRVVSQVELMDSARELAQQLVNSAPLAIAALKEIYRATSEMSVEEGYRYIRSGVLKHYPSVLHSEDALEGPKAFAEKRDPVWKGR; encoded by the coding sequence ATGAGTGAATCATTACATCTGACCCGTAACGGCCCGATTCTGGAAATTACATTAGACAGGCCCAAAGCGAATGCCATTGACGCCAAAACCAGTTTTGCCATGGGTGAGGCTTTTCTTCATTTCCGCGATGACCCGGAATTGCGCGTGGCGATTATCATCGGCGGCGGCGAGAAATTCTTTTCTGCGGGCTGGGACCTAAAAGCGGCAGCAGAAGGTGAAGCGCCGGATGCCGATTTTGGTCCCGGCGGTTTTGCCGGTTTAACGGAAATATTTGATCTCGACAAGCCGGTCATCGCCGCAGTAAACGGCTATGCCTTCGGCGGCGGATTCGAGCTAGCGCTGGCGGCAGATTTTATCATCTGTGCGGAAAACGCCAGCTTTGCGCTACCGGAAGCCAAGCTTGGTATCGTGCCAGACAGCGGCGGCGTGCTGCGTCTGCCGAAGCTGCTGCCGCCTGCTATCGTCAACGAAATGGTGATGACCGGCAGACGAATGAGCGCCGAAGAAGCACTGCGCTGGGGGATTGTGAACCGCGTCGTCAGCCAGGTTGAACTGATGGACAGCGCCCGCGAACTGGCGCAGCAGCTGGTGAATAGCGCCCCGTTGGCCATCGCCGCGCTGAAAGAGATTTACCGCGCGACCAGCGAAATGTCGGTAGAAGAAGGCTACCGCTACATCCGCAGCGGCGTGCTGAAGCATTACCCATCCGTGCTGCACTCTGAGGATGCGCTCGAAGGACCGAAGGCATTTGCCGAAAAACGCGATCCGGTGTGGAAAGGTCGTTAA
- the caiE gene encoding carnitine operon protein CaiE, which translates to MSYYAFEGLIPVVHPQAYVHPSAVLIGDVIVGAGVYIGPLASLRGDYGRLILEAGSNLQDGCIMHGYCDTDTIVHENGHIGHGAILHGCVIGRDALVGMNSVIMDGATIGEESIVAAMSFVKAGFTGEARQMLVGSPARVLREVTDQELHWKRLNTKEYQDLAVRCRAGLRETQPLTQIDKNRPRLKGTTDVKPKSAQ; encoded by the coding sequence GTGAGTTATTATGCGTTTGAAGGCCTGATCCCGGTGGTACACCCACAGGCGTATGTCCATCCTAGCGCAGTGCTGATTGGCGATGTGATCGTCGGTGCTGGCGTATATATCGGTCCTCTTGCCTCGCTGCGCGGCGACTATGGCCGCCTGATCCTTGAAGCAGGCTCGAATCTTCAGGATGGTTGCATCATGCACGGCTACTGTGACACCGACACCATCGTGCATGAGAATGGACACATCGGACATGGTGCAATCCTGCACGGCTGCGTCATTGGCCGGGACGCGCTGGTTGGCATGAACAGCGTCATAATGGACGGCGCAACAATTGGCGAAGAGAGCATTGTCGCCGCCATGAGCTTTGTTAAAGCCGGATTTACCGGCGAGGCAAGGCAAATGCTGGTCGGTTCACCTGCCCGCGTGCTGCGAGAGGTGACAGACCAGGAGCTGCACTGGAAGCGGCTGAACACCAAAGAGTATCAGGATCTCGCGGTTCGCTGTCGGGCAGGGTTACGCGAAACACAGCCGTTAACGCAGATTGATAAAAACCGCCCGCGTCTGAAAGGCACAACGGATGTGAAGCCCAAATCAGCACAGTAA
- the caiF gene encoding carnitine metabolism transcriptional regulator CaiF: MCEEYVERPLYLLIADWIRAEDRWVTAKEISLHFNIEHCKAINTLSYILSEVGEIVCEVKMIPNQIAGRGCQCQRLVKVVSIDSHLYSRLNHNLQDKKVSVGKMPRMSAVPPTELNREQKWQMMLSKSMRR, encoded by the coding sequence ATGTGTGAAGAATATGTTGAAAGACCGCTTTATTTGTTAATTGCTGATTGGATCAGGGCTGAAGATCGTTGGGTCACGGCAAAAGAAATCTCCCTCCATTTTAATATTGAACACTGCAAAGCAATTAATACGCTCTCCTATATTCTGTCTGAAGTGGGAGAAATTGTTTGTGAAGTTAAGATGATCCCTAACCAGATTGCAGGCCGGGGCTGTCAGTGCCAGCGTCTGGTGAAAGTCGTGAGTATTGATTCTCATCTCTACAGCAGATTGAATCACAATTTGCAGGATAAAAAAGTGAGCGTAGGGAAAATGCCGCGTATGTCGGCTGTACCGCCAACAGAGCTTAATCGCGAGCAGAAATGGCAGATGATGCTGTCAAAAAGTATGCGTCGCTAA
- the carB gene encoding carbamoyl-phosphate synthase large subunit translates to MPKRTDIKSILILGAGPIVIGQACEFDYSGAQACKALREEGYRVILVNSNPATIMTDPEMADATYIEPIHWEVVRKIIEKERPDAVLPTMGGQTALNCALELERQGVLEEFGVTMIGATADAIDKAEDRRRFDIAMKKIGLDTARSGIAHTMEEALAVAADVGFPCIIRPSFTMGGTGGGIAYNREEFEEICERGLDLSPTKELLIDESLIGWKEYEMEVVRDKNDNCIIVCSIENFDAMGIHTGDSITVAPAQTLTDKEYQIMRNASMAVLREIGVETGGSNVQFAVNPKNGRLIVIEMNPRVSRSSALASKATGFPIAKVAAKLAVGYTLDELMNDITGGRTPASFEPSIDYVVTKIPRFNFEKFAGANDRLTTQMKSVGEVMAIGRTQQESLQKALRGLEVGATGFDPKVSLDDPEALTKIRRELKDAGAERIWYIADAFRAGLSVDGVFNLTNIDRWFLVQIEELVRLEEKVAELGINGLDADFLRQLKRKGFADARLAKLAGVREAEIRKLREQYKLHPVYKRVDTCAAEFSTDTAYMYSTYEEECEANPTQDRDKIMVLGGGPNRIGQGIEFDYCCVHASLALREDGYETIMVNCNPETVSTDYDTSDRLYFEPVTFEDVLEIVRIEKPKGVIVQYGGQTPLKLARALEAAGVPVIGTSPDAIDRAEDRERFQQAVDRLKLKQPANATVTAIEMAVEKAKEIGYPLVVRPSYVLGGRAMEIVYDEADLRRYFQTAVSVSNDAPVLLDRFLDDAVEVDVDAICDGERVLIGGIMEHIEQAGVHSGDSACSLPAYTLSQEIQDVMRQQVQKLAFELQVRGLMNVQFAVKNNEVYLIEVNPRAARTVPFVSKATGVALAKVAARVMVGQTLAQQGVTKEIIPPYYSVKEVVLPFNKFPGVDPLLGPEMRSTGEVMGVGRTFAEAFAKAQLGSSSTMKKQGRALLSVREGDKERVVDLAAKLLKFGFELDATHGTAIVLGEAGINPRLVNKVHEGRPHIQDRIKNGEYTYIINTTEGRQAIEDSKLIRRSALQYKVHYDTTLNGGFATAMALNADATEKVTSVQEMHAQIAK, encoded by the coding sequence ATGCCAAAACGTACAGACATAAAAAGTATCCTGATTCTGGGCGCGGGTCCGATTGTTATCGGCCAGGCGTGTGAGTTTGACTATTCCGGCGCGCAGGCGTGTAAAGCCCTGCGTGAAGAGGGTTACCGCGTTATTCTGGTCAACTCCAACCCGGCGACCATCATGACCGACCCGGAAATGGCCGATGCCACTTACATCGAGCCAATTCACTGGGAAGTGGTACGCAAAATTATCGAAAAAGAGCGCCCGGATGCGGTACTGCCTACCATGGGCGGCCAGACGGCGCTGAACTGCGCGCTGGAGCTTGAGCGTCAGGGCGTACTTGAAGAGTTCGGTGTGACCATGATTGGTGCCACCGCCGATGCGATTGATAAAGCAGAGGATCGCCGTCGCTTCGACATCGCAATGAAGAAAATCGGTCTCGACACCGCGCGTTCTGGTATCGCGCACACCATGGAAGAAGCGCTGGCGGTTGCCGCTGACGTCGGCTTCCCGTGCATCATCCGCCCGTCCTTCACCATGGGTGGTACCGGCGGCGGTATTGCCTATAACCGCGAAGAGTTTGAAGAGATTTGCGAACGCGGTCTGGATCTTTCCCCAACGAAAGAGCTGCTGATTGATGAATCGCTGATTGGCTGGAAAGAGTACGAGATGGAAGTGGTACGTGACAAAAATGATAACTGCATTATTGTCTGCTCCATCGAAAACTTCGACGCCATGGGCATTCATACCGGTGACTCCATTACCGTGGCACCTGCCCAGACGCTGACCGACAAAGAATATCAAATCATGCGTAACGCCTCGATGGCGGTACTGCGTGAAATCGGCGTAGAAACCGGCGGGTCTAACGTGCAGTTTGCGGTGAACCCGAAAAACGGCCGCCTGATTGTCATTGAAATGAACCCACGCGTTTCCCGCTCCTCGGCGCTGGCCTCGAAAGCGACCGGTTTCCCGATTGCCAAAGTGGCGGCGAAACTGGCGGTCGGTTATACCCTCGATGAGCTGATGAACGACATCACCGGCGGCCGTACTCCAGCGTCGTTCGAACCGTCTATCGACTACGTTGTGACTAAGATCCCGCGCTTTAACTTCGAGAAGTTTGCCGGTGCTAACGACCGTCTGACGACGCAGATGAAGTCCGTCGGCGAAGTGATGGCGATTGGCCGCACACAGCAGGAATCGCTGCAAAAAGCGCTGCGCGGTCTGGAAGTGGGCGCCACCGGTTTCGACCCGAAAGTGAGCCTGGATGACCCGGAAGCGCTGACCAAAATTCGTCGCGAGCTGAAAGATGCAGGCGCTGAGCGTATCTGGTACATCGCCGATGCGTTCCGTGCTGGTCTGTCCGTTGATGGCGTCTTCAACCTGACCAACATTGACCGCTGGTTCCTGGTACAGATTGAAGAACTGGTGCGTCTGGAAGAAAAAGTTGCAGAGCTGGGGATTAACGGCCTCGACGCTGATTTCCTGCGCCAGCTCAAGCGTAAAGGCTTTGCCGATGCGCGTCTGGCAAAACTGGCTGGCGTGCGCGAAGCGGAAATCCGCAAACTGCGCGAACAGTATAAGCTGCACCCGGTTTATAAACGTGTGGATACCTGCGCCGCAGAATTCTCCACCGACACTGCCTACATGTACTCCACCTATGAAGAAGAGTGCGAAGCGAACCCGACTCAGGATCGCGACAAAATTATGGTGCTGGGCGGTGGTCCGAACCGTATCGGTCAGGGTATCGAATTCGATTACTGCTGCGTACACGCGTCGCTGGCGCTGCGCGAAGACGGTTACGAGACCATTATGGTCAACTGTAACCCGGAAACGGTTTCTACCGACTACGACACCTCCGACCGTTTGTACTTTGAACCGGTAACGTTCGAAGACGTGCTGGAAATCGTGCGTATCGAGAAGCCGAAAGGCGTTATCGTGCAGTACGGTGGGCAGACTCCGCTGAAGCTGGCGCGTGCGCTGGAAGCCGCAGGCGTGCCGGTTATCGGCACCAGCCCGGACGCGATTGACCGCGCTGAAGACCGTGAGCGTTTCCAGCAGGCGGTTGACCGTCTGAAGCTAAAACAACCGGCCAACGCCACCGTTACCGCCATTGAAATGGCGGTCGAGAAGGCAAAAGAGATTGGCTACCCGCTGGTGGTGCGCCCGTCCTACGTGCTTGGCGGTCGGGCAATGGAAATTGTGTACGACGAAGCCGACCTGCGTCGCTACTTCCAGACCGCGGTCAGCGTCTCCAACGACGCGCCGGTGCTGCTGGACCGCTTCCTGGATGACGCAGTAGAAGTGGACGTGGACGCTATCTGCGACGGCGAAAGGGTGCTGATTGGCGGCATCATGGAGCACATTGAGCAGGCGGGCGTTCACTCCGGCGACTCCGCGTGTTCCCTGCCAGCCTACACGCTGAGCCAGGAAATTCAGGACGTGATGCGCCAGCAGGTGCAGAAACTAGCCTTCGAACTGCAGGTTCGTGGTCTGATGAACGTCCAGTTTGCAGTGAAGAACAACGAAGTTTACCTGATTGAAGTCAACCCGCGTGCGGCGCGTACCGTACCGTTTGTCTCCAAAGCCACCGGTGTTGCGCTTGCAAAAGTGGCGGCGCGCGTGATGGTCGGTCAAACGTTGGCACAGCAGGGCGTCACCAAGGAAATTATCCCGCCGTACTACTCGGTGAAGGAAGTGGTGCTGCCGTTTAACAAGTTCCCGGGCGTTGACCCCCTGTTAGGGCCAGAAATGCGCTCTACCGGCGAAGTGATGGGCGTAGGCCGCACCTTTGCGGAAGCATTCGCCAAGGCACAGCTGGGCAGCAGCTCCACCATGAAGAAACAGGGCCGCGCATTGCTCTCCGTGCGTGAAGGCGATAAAGAGCGCGTCGTTGACCTGGCGGCGAAGCTGCTGAAGTTTGGTTTCGAGCTGGACGCCACCCACGGTACGGCAATTGTACTGGGGGAAGCCGGTATCAACCCGCGTCTGGTAAACAAGGTGCATGAAGGTCGTCCGCATATTCAGGACCGTATCAAGAATGGCGAATATACCTATATCATCAACACCACTGAAGGTCGTCAGGCGATTGAAGACTCCAAGCTGATTCGCCGCAGCGCGCTGCAGTACAAAGTTCATTATGACACCACGCTGAACGGCGGTTTCGCCACGGCGATGGCGCTGAATGCGGATGCTACCGAGAAGGTGACCTCCGTTCAGGAAATGCACGCACAGATTGCGAAGTAA
- the carA gene encoding glutamine-hydrolyzing carbamoyl-phosphate synthase small subunit yields MIKSALLVLEDGTQFHGRAIGATGSAVGEVVFNTSMTGYQEILTDPSYSRQIVTLTYPHIGNVGTNEADAESSQVHAQGLVIRDLPLIASNYRNTEDLSSYLKRHNIVAIADIDTRKLTRLLREKGAQNGCIIAGDNLDAQLALEKAKAFPGLNGMDLAKEVTTAEPYGWTQGSWTLEGDLPEAKSAEELPLHVVAYDFGAKRNILRMLVDRGCRLTVVPAQTSAEDVLKMNPDGIFLSNGPGDPAPCDYAIAAIQKFLETDIPVFGICLGHQLLALASGAKTIKMKFGHHGGNHPVKDIDNNTVMITAQNHGFAVDEASMPATLRVTHKSLFDGTLQGIHRTDKPAFSFQGHPEASPGPHDAAPLFDHFIELIEQYRQSAK; encoded by the coding sequence TTGATTAAGTCAGCGCTATTGGTTCTGGAAGACGGAACCCAGTTTCACGGTCGGGCCATAGGGGCAACAGGTTCGGCGGTTGGGGAAGTCGTTTTCAATACTTCAATGACCGGTTATCAAGAAATCCTCACTGATCCTTCCTATTCCCGCCAAATCGTCACCCTTACTTATCCTCATATCGGCAATGTCGGCACCAATGAAGCCGATGCAGAATCTTCTCAGGTACATGCGCAAGGTCTGGTCATCCGCGACCTGCCGCTGATTGCCAGCAATTACCGCAATACCGAAGACCTCTCTTCTTACCTGAAGCGCCATAACATCGTGGCGATTGCCGATATTGATACCCGTAAGCTGACCCGTTTGTTGCGCGAGAAAGGCGCTCAGAACGGCTGCATCATCGCAGGGGATAACCTGGATGCACAGCTGGCGCTGGAAAAAGCGAAAGCCTTCCCGGGCCTGAACGGCATGGATCTGGCGAAAGAAGTCACTACGGCAGAACCGTATGGCTGGACACAGGGAAGCTGGACGCTGGAAGGCGACCTGCCGGAAGCAAAATCCGCTGAAGAACTCCCGCTCCACGTGGTTGCCTACGATTTCGGCGCGAAACGCAACATTCTGCGTATGCTGGTGGATCGCGGCTGCCGCCTGACGGTTGTGCCTGCGCAGACCTCCGCAGAAGACGTATTAAAGATGAATCCGGACGGTATCTTCCTGTCCAACGGTCCTGGCGACCCGGCACCGTGTGACTACGCGATTGCCGCGATTCAGAAATTCCTCGAAACCGATATTCCGGTGTTTGGCATCTGTCTCGGCCATCAGCTGCTGGCGCTGGCGAGCGGTGCGAAGACCATCAAGATGAAGTTTGGCCACCACGGCGGCAACCATCCGGTGAAAGATATCGATAACAACACCGTGATGATTACCGCGCAGAACCACGGTTTTGCGGTGGATGAAGCCTCGATGCCTGCTACCTTGCGCGTCACACACAAATCACTGTTCGATGGCACCCTGCAGGGTATCCATCGCACCGACAAACCGGCGTTTAGCTTCCAGGGCCACCCTGAAGCGAGCCCGGGGCCGCACGATGCTGCGCCGCTGTTCGACCACTTTATCGAGTTAATTGAGCAATACCGTCAGTCCGCGAAATAA